In Eulemur rufifrons isolate Redbay chromosome 2, OSU_ERuf_1, whole genome shotgun sequence, the sequence CGGAGAACCTACCTGCATCCaccctctgtcctcccctctACAGATCCTGCCCCAGAAGCAGCTGCCACTTCCACGCCTGGGATGCGGCGCTCTGTGCTTGTAAGGAACCCTGGCCACAAAGGCCTGAGGGTGGTTTACGAAGAGCTTGACTCTGACTCAGAGGACCTGGACCCTAATCCCGAAGATCTGGACCCAGTGTCTGAAGACCCAGGGCCTGACCCGGAAGACCTCAACACTGTCTCAGAAGATGCGGACCCCAGCTATGAAGATCTGGAGCCGGTCTCCGAGGATGTGGACCCCGATGCCGACGCTCCGGGCTCTATCTTGGGCAACCGCGATTCTGAACCCCAAGATCCCGACCCCATGTCTTCGAGTTTCGACCTCGATCCTGATGTTATCGGCCCTGTACCCCTGGTTCTCGACCCTAACAGCGACACTCTCAGCCCCGCCGCTCCAGATGTGGACCCTCTTGAGTCCGGCCTCACTGCCACCCCCCAGGTCTTGGCCACCAGCCCCGCGGTGCTGTCCGCCCCTGCCAGCCCGCCCCGGCCCTTCTCCTGCCCCGATTGCGGGCGAGCCTTCCGCCGCAGCTCGGGGCTGAGCCAGCACCGCCGCACTCACAGCGGCGAGAAGCCGTACCGCTGCCCCGACTGCGGCAAGTCGTTCAGCCACGGGGCCACCCTGGCGCAGCACCGCGGCATCCATACCGGGGCCCGGCCGTACCAGTGTGCCGCGTGCGGCAAAGCCTTCGGGTGGCGCTCCACGTTGCTGAAGCACCGCTCCAGCCACAGCGGGGAGAAGCCGCACCACTGCCCGGTGTGCGGCAAGGCCTTCGGGCACGGCTCGCTGCTGGCGCAGCACCTGCGCACGCATGGTGGCCCGCGGCCCCACAAGTGCCCTGTGTGCGCCAAGGGCTTTGGCCAGGGCTCGGCGCTGCTCAAGCACCTGCGCACGCACACGGGCGAGCGGCCCTACCCCTGCCCGCAGTGCGGCAAGGCCTTCGGGCAGAGCTCGGCGCTGCTGCAGCACCAGCGCACGCACACGGCCGAGCGCCCCTACCGCTGTCCCCACTGCGGCAAGGCCTTCGGGCAGAGCTCCAACCTGCAGCACCACCTGCGCATCCACACGGGTGAGCGGCCCTACGCCTGCCCGCACTGCTCCAAGGCCTTCGGGCAGAGCTCGGCGCTGCTGCAGCACCTGCACGTGCATTCGGGCGAGCGGCCCTACCGCTGCCAGCTCTGCGGCAAGGCCTTCGGCCAAGCCTCCAGCCTCACCAAGCACAAGCGGGTGCATGAGGGCGCTGCCGCCGccgcggctgctgctgctgctgccgccgccgccgccgctgcagccgccgccgccggcctGGGCCTCGGCCCTGACCTGACCCCTGCATCCGGGATGAGGCCGGGGCAGGTCTCCCTCCTGGGTCCCGAGGCTGTCTCCGTGTTGGGCTCGGGTCTGGGCCTCAGCCCTGGCACCAGCTCTGGCAGCGGCCCTGAccctggctctgtgctgggcactgtcccCAATCCCAGCCCCAAGCACCTCTCTAGCTCCAGATCCACCCCCAGCCCTAATCCTGTGGAATCACCTGACCCTAAGCCTGGGCACGATGCCGATCCTGACCTTGTGGCCAGCTCTGACCGTGAATCTGACCCCagtcctaaccctgatcctgtgcCCAGCCCGGACCCCTGCTCTCCCACCCATGACGCTATCAGCCCAGCCCTCCCTACCAGTGAGAGTCCCGAGTGGGTGCAGGAGCAAGGGGCACTGCTGGGGCCTGATGGCTGAAGGGGGCGCTGGCATCCAAGAGGGCCTGGGGAAGTTGTGTGTTGTGCAGTTAGTAAAATCCTCCCACTGCTTCCTGGCTCTGTGTCCTGGTTTGCCGTTTGCGCTTTCTTCCCGGATGCACAGCCCCTTCCTCCGGAGATGTAACCATGTAGCCGCGGCCAGACATAGACTGGAGCCCCAGTGTCCTGGCTTCCTTCCGGGGCCAGGAGCCACACCAGCcaggcttcccagcctccccGACGAGATCTCACACTGGTCCATCTGCTCGGTGAACCTACCCCTTGCCCTTCAAAGCCAATGTAACAAGTGCGCCACTGGACAAAAGGAGGCTGCTCATTTATGCATTCAACAAACACCTCTTGATTGCAGGGGTCTTcaccctcatggagctcacaggcgcagtggctcatgcctgtgatcctagcactctgggagcccgaggagggaggatcacttgagatcaggagtttcagaccagcttgagcaaaagcaagaccccgtctctaccaaaaatagaaaaattagcctggcttggtggcatgtgcctgtgcctgtagtcccagctacgccggaggctgaggcagtagaatcgcttgagcccatgagtttgaggttgtggtgagctgtgatgatgccactgtattctaccagagtgacacagtgagactttgtctcaaaaaaaaaaaaaaaaaagatttctgatttagatggggtggggggacagctTTCTCAAGGAAGgattttataatcagaataaCCACTAATTTAATAATCAGTACTGTTTGCCCACCCTTATGCCCTCCTCtcgcattgtctcatttaattctctcagcAGCCCCATGAGGCAGGTATCCTCTGATGGAGtatcctcattttccagatgaggaaaccaaggcacataGAGTTTAAAGGACTCTGGAAGATGTAGAAGTGGCAGTTAGCAGTGtctagatatttttttaattttaatttttttgggtagagatgggatcttgctatgctgtccaggctggtcttgaactcctgccctcaagtgatcctctggcctcggcctcccaaaatgctgggattacaggcatgagccaccaatcCTGTCCAGTGCCTAGATTTAAACCCCAATTGCCCTCCAGAGTGTAGGTTCTTAACTATTATGCTCCAGGGCAAGAgtatgcaaaggtcctggggccaTAGGTGTGCCATGGGAGTAGGAAGGGTCCAGACCAGAAATTCCTGACCAATGGAGGTGGGGAATTTGCTTGTCATTTCAGAGCAATGGGAAGCCAAGGGCAGGTTATAGTAGAGGACTGATGAGAATCATTCTTTGATGATGCTTCTAGTTGCTGAGTGGAGAACAGTGTGGAGAGAAGCTGGGATCAGAGAGGAGGTCGCTACAATGTTCCAGGCCAGGAATGTTGGAGGACTCCAGGCTGGGGGCCATAAGGGTAGGAATAAGTGGTTCTATTTCCTACATAATTAGGAAATTGGGTTTGCTGTTGGTCCTGATGAGGGGGACAGAAGGACAttctgagagaaaggaagaaggcagccttaggtcgggcgcggtggctcacgcctgtaatcctagcactctgggaggccgaggcaggaggaccacttgagctcagaattttgaggccagcctgagcaagagggagaccccatctctaccaaaaatagaaaaattagccaggcctggtggctctcGCTTGTGAtcccaggtactggggaggctggggcaggaggatcgcttgagtccaggagttggaggttgcagtagctatgatgactccactgcattAGCCAAGGCGACAgaatgaggctctgtctcaaaaaaaaggcaGCCTTGAGATAGCATGCAGGATCATCACCAGACACCGCGGAGGGTAAGGGGTCAAGCTCTGGACAGCGAAGTCACGAGGCTGGCACCAGACGCGGGGCATGACAGGGAGCCAGGGCGCATCTCGCCAATTGCCAGGCTCAGAGCCAGCCCATCCACCCCCGCAAGCCCAGAGCGCGTCGGCGCTAGGACTTCGCGGCCGCCTTCGTCTCGCAGGGCGTCGGCTGAGGCACGCATGCGCGTTTCCGGCAaccggcgggggggggggcgctggTCGTCGTGGCCCAGGGGGCGGGGCCGGATCCGGTCACGTGGGGCCAGGACTCTCTGGTCACGTGACCGCAACCCAGATCAGCTGACGCGGGTGGGTTTGAAGCGGCGCCGCGAGGGAGTGAGGCCGCAGTGACAGCGGCTGGGCGCTCTTACCCGGGCCGCCCCGCCGCGCCCGCCGGCGTCCCGCGCTCCCCGGCCCAGCATGGCAGCCCCGGCGGGCCGGCGCGGCTCAGGTGAGGGCGCGGGCGGCGCGGCGGGTCCCGGGCTGCAGGCGGCGCGCTGGCGGGCGGGCGGCCAGCTTCCCCGACCTCGGGCGGCGGGGCTCCCGGTCTCCTTTCTCTCAGCTCCGCTGCTGACCTCTCCGCCCCCCGGTGATGGAGATACGCGCAGACGGCGCCTAGAACCTGGGCGGCGGGTGGGCACCAGGTGCTCCGACCTCCGGTGGCGGGACACCTGTCACCTCCCTTCCCAAACCCAGGCTCTGCTCAGATTTCCTACACTCGGGGAACGAGCGGGCCGCCGGTCTCTCCCAGGATTTCCACTGGGAGCCTGGGTTCCGATTGCACAACTTTGCAGGAACTCAGACAGCGGGCACTAGCTTTTCCAGCCCACCCGTGAGACTCCCAGGTTTCCCTTCCCGGTTCCAGGAGGCAAAGGCTCAGCTTCCCTAAAGTCAGGCGAAGAGCTGGAGGTATTGGATTTCCTTTAGGCAAATAACTCAATTTCAGATCTCCAAACCCATGCAAGCTCCGCCTTCTTAAATGCAGGCTTCCACCCCCTGTGGCTGTCACCTCTGGCTGCGGAGGCTGGAGGAAGACCCCTTATGTTGGCCTCCCCTTCTGGAGGTAGCTGGGGACACTTACCCTTAGGTGTACCCGCTGGTAGGGTCTGGATTGTGTTAGTTGTGATCCCAGCTTGGGAGGCAGAGCCCGCCCTCCGGCTTCTCTTGGGACCGGCTCATAAACAGCTACAGCGTCCAAGTTCCAAAGGGAGGGGCCCT encodes:
- the ZNF358 gene encoding zinc finger protein 358, which encodes MRRSVLVRNPGHKGLRVVYEELDSDSEDLDPNPEDLDPVSEDPGPDPEDLNTVSEDADPSYEDLEPVSEDVDPDADAPGSILGNRDSEPQDPDPMSSSFDLDPDVIGPVPLVLDPNSDTLSPAAPDVDPLESGLTATPQVLATSPAVLSAPASPPRPFSCPDCGRAFRRSSGLSQHRRTHSGEKPYRCPDCGKSFSHGATLAQHRGIHTGARPYQCAACGKAFGWRSTLLKHRSSHSGEKPHHCPVCGKAFGHGSLLAQHLRTHGGPRPHKCPVCAKGFGQGSALLKHLRTHTGERPYPCPQCGKAFGQSSALLQHQRTHTAERPYRCPHCGKAFGQSSNLQHHLRIHTGERPYACPHCSKAFGQSSALLQHLHVHSGERPYRCQLCGKAFGQASSLTKHKRVHEGAAAAAAAAAAAAAAAAAAAAAGLGLGPDLTPASGMRPGQVSLLGPEAVSVLGSGLGLSPGTSSGSGPDPGSVLGTVPNPSPKHLSSSRSTPSPNPVESPDPKPGHDADPDLVASSDRESDPSPNPDPVPSPDPCSPTHDAISPALPTSESPEWVQEQGALLGPDG